A single Carassius carassius chromosome 3, fCarCar2.1, whole genome shotgun sequence DNA region contains:
- the LOC132127075 gene encoding myozenin-2-like isoform X1 — protein MSQHTLMSTQERKMQAAAICREIHATDELAMDLGRKVSAPKEIMLEELSLASKRGSRLFKMRQKRSEKYTFEGIQNEANTQHNTDAVAPGPSAETTHILSNENCLGVDQIANTLNPETIAPGYGGPLKDVPAEKFNCTAMPRSYQSPWEQALISDPSLAETLVTCMPEPQTRQGIPQYKSFNRVAIPFGGFGKAPKAPVKSFDVNPSLPSPSPKPSAPAPVNRPTFNRTASGWVTDSAPLMLPSIPLEPILSMSSTFIPESDEL, from the exons AACTAGCGATGGATTTGGGAAGGAAAGTTAGCGCACCGAAGGAGATCATGTTGGAGGAGCTTTCCTTGGCATCAAAAAGGGGCTCTCGTCTGTTCAAGATGCGTCAGAAGCGCTCAGAGAAATACACCTTTGAAGGTATTCAGAATGAAGCCAACACACAGCACAAT ACTGACGCAGTTGCTCCAGGTCCAAGTGCTGAAACGACACACATTTTAAGCAATGAAAACTGTCTTGGAGTTGACCAGATAGCCAATACACTCAACCCTGAGACTATTGCCCCAG GTTACGGTGGTCCCTTGAAGGATGTTCCAGCAGAGAAGTTCAACTGTACAGCAATGCCCAGATCCTACCAGTCGCCCTGGGAACAGGCCCTCATTAGTGACCCCTCTCTGGCCGAAACGCTGGTCACCTGCATGCCTGAGCCCCAAACCAGACAAGGGATTCCTCAATACAAGAGCTTCAacag GGTGGCTATTCCATTCGGTGGTTTCGGGAAGGCACCCAAAGCCCCTGTTAAATCTTTTGATGTGAACCCCAGCCTCCCCAGTCCAAGCCCCAAGCCTTCAGCACCTGCTCCGGTCAACCGGCCCACCTTCAACAGAACGGCCTCGGGCTGGGTGACTGACAGCGCCCCTCTCATGCTTCCCAGCATCCCCCTTGAGCCCATTTTATCCATGTCTTCCACATTTATCCCCGAGTCAGATGAACTCTGA